In Humulus lupulus chromosome 7, drHumLupu1.1, whole genome shotgun sequence, the following are encoded in one genomic region:
- the LOC133791922 gene encoding uncharacterized mitochondrial protein AtMg00810-like, producing MDESMFTRRRYANLIQFVCFVSSLEPKNVKEALMDEAWIQEMKEELDQFIRNKVWILVPRPTYANVFVQQMQQEFEMSMVGELTYFFDLQVKQSDDGTFVSQSKYVKNLVKKFGLKNAKHTNIPTNTTLKLSKDEQAMKVDPTLYRSMIGSLLYLTASHPDIYYSVGVCARYQANPMESHISAVKRIIRYVNSTVDFGIWFSKDTNSNLVCLSDADWAGNADDRKSTSGGCFYLGNNLVSRHSKKQNCISPSTAEAEYIVVGSCLTQLLWMKQMIEDYGLI from the exons ATGGATGAGAGCATGTTTACTAGAAGAAGGTATGCTAATTTGATTCAATTTGTGTGTTTTGTCTCTTCTttagagcctaaaaatgtgaaggaagccttgATGGATGAAGCATGGATTCAGGAAATGAAAGAAGAACTAGATCAATTCATTCGCAATAAAGTTTGGATACTTGTTCCTAGACCGACTTATGCTAAT GTATTTGTCCAACAAATGCAACaagaatttgaaatgagcatggtaggtgaACTCACCTATTTTTTCGATCTTCAGGTGAAACAATCTGATGATGGCACATTTGTTTCACAAAGTAAGTATGTAAAAAACTTGGTGAAGAAGTTTGGGCTTAAAAACGCCAAACATACTAATATTCCTACGAACACAACTTTGAAATTATCCAAAGATGAACAAGCAATGAAGGTAGATCCTACTTTGTACCGAAGCATGATTGGTAGCTTACTTTATCTTACTGCTAGTCATCCTGATATCTATTATAGTGTTGGTGTTTGTGCTCGATATCAGGCAAATCCCATGGAATCTCATATTTCTGCTGTGAAAAGAATCATTCGCTATGTCAATAGCActgttgattttgggatttggtttTCAAAAGACACTAATTCTAATTTGGTGTGccttagtgatgctgattgggcaggaaaTGCAGATGATAGAAAAAGTACTAGCGGTGGATGTTTCTATCTTGGAAACAATCTCGTTTCAAGGCACAGTAAGAAGCAAAACTGTATCTCTCCGTCAACTGCAGAGGCTGAATACATTGTTGTGGGTAGTTGTTTAACCCAAttgttatggatgaaacaaatgatagAAGATTATGGTTTGATTTGA